A genomic stretch from Salmo salar unplaced genomic scaffold, Ssal_v3.1, whole genome shotgun sequence includes:
- the LOC123739476 gene encoding cell wall protein DAN4-like yields the protein MTTTTSAAIMNTTYAAPTMATPALTTTTTTVASSMAIQPAGPTTTTTTVSPTMTTTPTSTTTIVLPTFTSTSMASVTSTTRFGTVMVFVRLVFQLNTPVPTEEDVLGVINKQLSRQLNIQRNTQTTFQNATYIKLTHTSFAIDLGFKITNVTMDSRRDRLTFTSETYNKIQDSINSLLNDILSKPDGKQFVFPNANFTIVGTQIRADMMYVYKEEDINFPSAFLEEVLKVSGLLTTTVTPTTTSTTPLPTLLLTTTFNTTSDGGFPGWALAIIIPCGIAIILVPLWILLCCLLCGCCAAVRRRWHRRRSYNVQYTTRNGFL from the exons ATGACAACCACAACTTCAGCTGCCATAATGAACACTACATATGCAGCTCCAACAATGGCAACTCCAGCTcttacaaccaccaccaccaccgtagcTTCTAGCATGGCAATTCAACCTGCAGGTCCTACAACAACGACCACAACTGTTTCTCCAACAATGACTACAACACCTACAAGTACAACCACAATTGTACTTCCAACTTTTACCTCAACTTCTATGGCTTCAGTGACATCAACAACCAG ATTTGGCACAGTGATGGTTTTTGTTAGGCTGGTGTTCCAGCTCAACACACCAGTCCCCACTGAGGAGGATGTCCTTGGTGTCATCAACAAGCAACTGTCTCGCCAATTGAACATTCAGAGAAACACTCAAACCACCTTCCAGAATGCAACTTATATCA AACTTACACATACTTCATTTGCCATCGATCTTGGTTTCAAAATAACCAATGTCACCATGGATTCTCGAAGAGATAGACTCACATTCACCAGTGAGACCTACAACAAGATACAGGATTCAATTAACAGCCTA CTCAATGATATTCTTAGTAAACCAGATGGCAAACAATTTGTCTTTCCCAATGCCAACTTTAC TATTGTTGGCACTCAAATCAGGGCAGACATGATGTATGTATACAAAGAGGAAGACATCAATTTCCCTAGTGCTTTTCTAGAGGAAGTCTTAAAAGTCTCAG GTCTCCTAACAACCACGGTTACCCCAACAACTACCAGCACCACACCACTTCCTACCCTTTTGCTGACCACTACTTTCAATACCACAAGTGATGGAGGTTTTCCTGGCTGGGCTCTGGCCATTATCATCCCTTGTGGCATCGCTATCATTCTGGTACCCCTGTGGATCCTGCTATGT TGCTTGCTATGTGGCTGTTGTGCAGCTGTAAGGAGACGCTGGCACAGACGTAGATCTTACAATGTACAGTACACCACCAGAAACGGATTCCTGTGA